Proteins from one Acidihalobacter prosperus genomic window:
- a CDS encoding RidA family protein: protein MKKEVIFTEEAPKAIGTYSQAVRAGDTVYLSGQIPLDPATMELAGDDMETQIKQVFDNLSAVAKAAGGSLADVVKLNIFLTDLVHFPMVNQLMAEYFSEPYPARAAVGVAALPRGVGVEMEAVMVLG from the coding sequence ATGAAAAAGGAAGTGATTTTCACCGAAGAGGCCCCCAAGGCCATCGGCACCTATTCCCAGGCGGTACGCGCCGGCGACACGGTTTATCTTTCCGGGCAGATCCCGCTCGACCCTGCCACCATGGAGTTGGCCGGGGACGACATGGAGACCCAGATCAAACAGGTCTTCGATAACCTGTCGGCCGTGGCGAAGGCTGCCGGCGGCAGTCTGGCCGATGTGGTCAAGCTGAATATCTTCCTGACCGATCTGGTCCACTTCCCCATGGTCAACCAACTGATGGCCGAGTACTTCTCCGAGCCCTACCCCGCGCGTGCGGCCGTCGGCGTGGCCGCGCTGCCGCGTGGAGTGGGCGTGGAGATGGAAGCGGTCATGGTGCTCGGCTGA
- the spoT gene encoding bifunctional GTP diphosphokinase/guanosine-3',5'-bis pyrophosphate 3'-pyrophosphohydrolase, with protein sequence MVEVVAPSQPNAAPGANRGEATRFLVSDLCKMLEVYLPPEQVREVYRTYLFAAEAHLGQNRQSGEPYIFHPLAVARVMAGMRMDHHSIMAAILHDVMEDTPVSKDQLRETFGEEVAELVDGVSKLTHLKFESHAEAQAENIRKMMMAMVRDLRVILVKLADRLHNMRTLSALRPDKRRRIARETLEIYAPIAQRLGMNGLRRELETLGFAALYPMRFRVLSGAVERARGRRKELMQNVEAAIVRRLEEVGIEARVVGREKNLYSLYRKMRGKRMPFAEVFDVFAIRVVVADIDTCYRALGITHNLYKPVAGHFKDYIAIPKANGYQSLHTILFGPHGIPIEVQIRSEEMDRVAESGIAAHWLYKSGEGGSAGAGTQARAREWLKGILEMQQRAGSSLEFLENVKVDLFPDEVYIFTPKGAIMELPRGATAVDFAYAVHSDIGNTCVAAKIDRHLAPLSSALESGQTVEIITSPTARPNPAWLNFVVTAKARTGLRHRLKSLQGDEAIALGRRLMEKSLSAAGKTLESIDPERLAELLAAWGLADLDALLNDVGLGNRLAPLATRRLLGETDEGDAPASGGKPLVIRGSEGLVLTFAKCCYPLPGDPVAGVLSAGRGLVVHRETCRNVVEFRDKPDRWMPLQWADEPSGEFAAAIRVMVSNQRGMLAQIAARIAETDSNIENVSFEERDSMLTTMTFVLSVRDRRHLARIMRRLRAVPAVTKITRVRG encoded by the coding sequence ATGGTTGAAGTCGTAGCACCGTCACAGCCGAATGCCGCCCCTGGCGCGAACCGGGGTGAGGCCACGCGCTTTCTGGTCAGCGACCTCTGCAAGATGTTGGAGGTGTACCTGCCGCCGGAGCAGGTGCGCGAGGTCTACCGCACCTATCTTTTCGCCGCCGAGGCCCATCTCGGCCAGAACCGCCAGTCGGGCGAACCCTATATCTTCCATCCATTGGCGGTGGCCCGCGTCATGGCCGGCATGCGCATGGACCATCACAGCATCATGGCGGCCATCCTGCACGATGTGATGGAGGACACGCCGGTCAGCAAGGACCAGTTGCGTGAAACCTTCGGCGAGGAAGTGGCCGAATTGGTCGACGGCGTCAGCAAGCTGACCCATCTCAAGTTCGAATCGCATGCCGAGGCGCAGGCCGAAAACATCCGCAAAATGATGATGGCCATGGTGCGCGACCTGCGCGTCATTCTGGTCAAGCTGGCCGACCGCCTGCACAACATGCGCACCCTGTCCGCGCTGCGCCCCGACAAGCGTCGCCGGATTGCCCGCGAAACCCTGGAAATCTACGCACCCATCGCCCAGCGTCTGGGCATGAACGGGCTGCGTCGCGAGCTCGAAACCCTCGGCTTTGCCGCTCTCTATCCGATGCGTTTTCGCGTGCTTTCCGGCGCGGTGGAGCGTGCCCGCGGGCGACGCAAGGAATTGATGCAGAATGTCGAAGCCGCCATTGTCCGGCGGCTGGAGGAGGTCGGTATCGAGGCGCGTGTCGTCGGTCGCGAGAAAAATCTCTATTCGCTGTACCGCAAGATGCGCGGCAAGCGCATGCCCTTTGCTGAAGTCTTCGATGTTTTCGCGATCCGTGTGGTGGTGGCCGACATCGACACCTGCTACCGCGCGCTCGGCATCACGCACAATCTCTACAAGCCGGTGGCGGGGCACTTCAAGGACTACATCGCCATTCCCAAGGCCAATGGGTATCAGTCGCTGCACACCATTTTGTTCGGGCCGCACGGCATTCCCATCGAGGTGCAGATCCGCTCGGAGGAAATGGACCGGGTCGCGGAAAGCGGCATTGCCGCGCACTGGCTGTACAAGTCCGGCGAGGGCGGTAGTGCCGGCGCAGGCACCCAGGCGCGCGCGCGGGAGTGGCTCAAGGGCATCCTGGAAATGCAGCAGCGAGCGGGCAGCTCGCTCGAATTCCTGGAGAACGTCAAGGTCGACCTGTTCCCCGACGAGGTCTACATCTTCACGCCCAAGGGCGCGATCATGGAGCTGCCGCGAGGCGCCACGGCGGTCGATTTCGCCTACGCCGTGCATTCCGACATCGGCAATACCTGCGTTGCGGCAAAGATCGACCGGCATCTGGCGCCGCTGTCGTCGGCGCTGGAAAGCGGTCAAACGGTCGAGATCATCACCTCGCCCACGGCACGGCCGAATCCGGCCTGGCTCAATTTCGTGGTCACGGCCAAGGCGCGTACCGGCCTGCGTCATCGGCTCAAGAGTCTGCAGGGAGACGAGGCCATCGCGCTCGGTCGCCGCCTAATGGAAAAATCCCTGAGCGCGGCGGGCAAGACCCTGGAATCGATCGATCCCGAGCGGCTGGCCGAATTGCTGGCCGCATGGGGGCTGGCGGACCTGGATGCCTTGCTCAACGACGTGGGTCTCGGCAATCGCCTCGCACCGCTGGCGACACGTCGCCTGTTGGGCGAAACCGACGAGGGCGACGCGCCGGCCAGCGGCGGCAAGCCGCTGGTGATCCGCGGCAGCGAGGGCTTGGTGCTGACCTTCGCCAAGTGTTGCTATCCGCTGCCTGGCGATCCCGTCGCCGGCGTGCTGAGCGCCGGGCGGGGACTGGTGGTGCATCGGGAAACCTGTCGCAACGTGGTCGAGTTCCGCGACAAGCCGGACCGCTGGATGCCGCTGCAGTGGGCAGACGAGCCCAGCGGGGAATTCGCCGCTGCGATCCGGGTGATGGTGTCCAACCAGCGAGGCATGCTGGCGCAGATCGCGGCGCGCATCGCCGAAACCGATTCAAATATCGAGAACGTCTCCTTCGAGGAGCGCGACAGCATGCTAACCACCATGACCTTCGTGCTCAGCGTGCGCGATCGGCGGCATCTCGCGCGCATCATGCGCCGCTTGCGTGCGGTGCCCGCGGTCACCAAGATCACCCGCGTGCGCGGCTGA
- the rpoZ gene encoding DNA-directed RNA polymerase subunit omega, giving the protein MARITVEDCLANVDNRFQLVLIASKRARQIALGAEPRVPLENDKPTVVALREIAEGLTDSSVLDEVVAREHGLESPISEQEVREEI; this is encoded by the coding sequence ATGGCCAGAATCACCGTCGAAGATTGTCTCGCCAACGTCGACAACCGTTTTCAGCTGGTGTTGATCGCGTCGAAGCGTGCCCGTCAGATTGCCTTGGGCGCAGAGCCGCGCGTGCCGCTCGAGAACGACAAGCCCACCGTGGTCGCGCTGCGCGAGATCGCGGAAGGGCTGACCGACTCCAGCGTACTGGACGAGGTGGTTGCCCGCGAACACGGTCTGGAATCGCCGATCAGCGAGCAGGAAGTCCGGGAGGAGATCTAA